A single window of Triticum dicoccoides isolate Atlit2015 ecotype Zavitan unplaced genomic scaffold, WEW_v2.0 scaffold10348, whole genome shotgun sequence DNA harbors:
- the LOC119342742 gene encoding tau-cadinol synthase-like, with the protein MASGSAATPAFSYEPSPWIDFFAGYEPPPLQIDTAMRQILKSEFSKYNLYEVALRFRLLREHGHWVSPDVFNRFKTEDGSFINDITNEPRILLCLYNASHLLVHGELALEETIAFARHHLESCSGSFKTPLAQQVQRALHIPMPRTNKRVEMLHYILEYEQEEHNPILLELAKLDFNIQQNVHSKELKAITRWDKSAAFVLPEYLKKFYTEMLRTFENIEAEMPANTNYDIVHLKKAVQNNVTGYLEEAKWSHRNHKPSFVDQVKLTSLNIRVPTICVSMMAGMSDAMMKPALKWAASVPDVVISVGKISRFMNDIGAFERRKCKGDLASTVECYINEYNVTSEVAITKIVALIEQEWKTLNQARFENHLHPALQQFISLAISTTFFYGNRNDVYTHSAHMQWTIERLFLKNM; encoded by the exons ATGGCGTCCGGCAGTGCTGCTACTCCTGCGTTCAGCTACGAGCCCTCACCATGGATCGACTTCTTTGCTGGATATGAGCCACCGCCGCTACAG ATTGACACCGCTATGAGGCAAATCCTGAAGAGTGAATTTAGTAAGTACAACCTCTATGAAGTGGCCCTTCGGTTTCGCCTGCTGAGGGAACATGGACACTGGGTATCTCCAG ATGTTTTCAATCGATTCAAAACTGAAGATGGAAGCTTCATCAATGATATAACAAATGAGCCCAGGATACTATTGTGTCTATACAATGCATCTCATCTTCTAGTTCATGGTGAGCTGGCACTCGAAGAAACCATAGCTTTTGCAAGGCATCATCTTGAATCATGTAGTGGTAGTTTCAAGACCCCCCTAGCTCAACAAGTCCAACGTGCCCTTCACATACCAATGCCAAGGACAAATAAGAGGGTCGAAATGCTACATTATATCCTAGAGTACGAACAAGAGGAGCATAACCCAATCCTACTGGAGCTTGCCAAATTGGATTTCAACattcagcaaaatgtccactcgaaGGAGCTGAAAGCTATTACCAG ATGGGATAAGAGCGCCGCTTTTGTTCTGCCGGAGTACTTGAAGAAGTTCTATACGGAGATGCTGAGGACATTTGAGAATATTGAGGctgaaatgccagccaatacgaacTACGATATAGTACACCTGAAAAAAGCG GTCCAAAATAACGTGACTGGTTACCTGGAAGAAGCGAAATGGTCACACAGGAACCACAAGCCAAGCTTTGTAGATCAGGTCAAGTTGACTAGCCTGAACATCCGCGTGCCAACAATATGTGTGAGTATGATGGCTGGAATGAGTGATGCAATGATGAAGCCAGCACTCAAATGGGCTGCTAGTGTTCCGGACGTCGTCATATCAGTCGGGAAGATTTCCCGTTTCATGAATGATATCGGTGCATTTGAG CGTCGAAAATGCAAGGGGGATCTGGCAAGCACCGTAGAGTGTTACATCAATGAGTACAACGTGACAAGTGAAGTGGCCATTACCAAAATTGTTGCCCTGATAGAACAAGAATGGAAGACCCTGAACCAAGCTCGCTTTGAAAATCATCTTCACCCTGCATTGCAGCAGTTCATTAGCTTAGCGATTAGCACAACATTTTTCTATGGTAACAGAAATGATGTATACACGCACAGCGCACATATGCAGTGGACTATTGAGAGGCTCTTCCTGAAGAATATGtag